From the Peromyscus leucopus breed LL Stock chromosome 8b, UCI_PerLeu_2.1, whole genome shotgun sequence genome, one window contains:
- the Kcnj12 gene encoding ATP-sensitive inward rectifier potassium channel 12 isoform X2 produces the protein MGLPPAPQSLIPVILFPAGRLLLIVGARATMTRWTSLKASRPHKPGSWDLAASPRRLSTPALATFPWKAQKSGTELSSQNGPRVPQPRQLSASWPRQKQHPPLQPRASATQTHEVPLPGVSLGAGQGPPDPGMTAASRANPYSIVSSEEDGLHLVTMSGANGFGNGKVHTRRRCRNRFVKKNGQCNIEFANMDEKSQRYLADMFTTCVDIRWRYMLLIFSLAFLASWLLFGIIFWVIAVAHGDLEPTEGRGRTPCVLQVHGFMAAFLFSIETQTTIGYGLRCVTEECPVAVFMVVAQSIVGCIIDSFMIGAIMAKMARPKKRAQTLLFSHNAVVALRDGKLCLMWRVGNLRKSHIVEAHVRAQLIKPRVTEEGEYIPLDQIDIDVGFDKGLDRIFLVSPITILHEIDEASPLFGISRQDLETDDFEIVVILEGMVEATAMTTQARSSYLANEILWGHRFEPVLFEEKNQYKIDYSHFHKTYEVPSTPRCSAKDLVENKFLLPSANSFCYENELAFLSRDEEDEVATDRDGRSPQPEHDFDRLQASSGALEQRPYRRESEI, from the exons ATGGgactcccccccgccccccagtcgTTGATTCCTGTGATTCTGTTCCCTGCAGGCCGGCTGCTGCTCATAGTGGGAGCCAGAGCCACCATGACCCGCTGGACGTCCCTCAAGGCCTCTAGGCCACACAAGCCTGGCTCCTGGGATCTGGCAGCCTCCCCCCGGCGTCTGAGTACCCCAGCCTTGGCCACCTTCCCCTGGAAGGCTCAGAAATCTGGGACTGAGCTGTCTTCTCAGAATGGTCCCCGGGTTCCCCAGCCCCGCcaactctctgcctcctggcccaGACAGAAACAGCATCCACCATTACAGCCCcgagcctcagctacacagaccCATG AAGTGCCCCTGCCCGGAGTCAGCCTGGGGGCAGGCCAGGGTCCACCAGACCCCGGGATGACCGCAGCCAGCCGGGCCAACCCCTACAGCATCGTGTCATCAGAAGAGGACGGGCTGCACCTGGTTACCATGTCAGGCGCCAACGGTTTTGGCAATGGCAAGGTGCACACACGGCGCCGGTGCCGCAACCGTTTTGTCAAGAAGAACGGCCAATGCAACATTGAGTTTGCCAACATGGATGAGAAGTCACAGCGCTACCTGGCTGACATGTTTACCACGTGTGTGGATATCCGCTGGCGCTACATGCTGCTCATCTTCTCTCTGGCCTTCCTTGCCTCCTGGTTGCTGTTTGGCATTATCTTCTGGGTCATTGCTGTCGCCCATGGAGACCTGGAACCCACCGAGGGCCGTGGCCGTACACCCTGTGTGCTGCAGGTCCACGGCTTCATGGcagcctttcttttctccatcgAGACGCAGACCACCATTGGCTACGGGCTCCGCTGTGTGACTGAGGAGTGCCCGGTGGCTGTCTTCATGGTGGTGGCACAGTCCATTGTAGGCTGTATCATTGACTCCTTCATGATTGGTGCCATCATGGCCAAGATGGCACGCCCCAAGAAGCGAGCGCAGACTCTGCTTTTCAGCCATAACGCTGTGGTGGCTCTGAGGGATGGTAAGCTCTGCCTGATGTGGCGTGTGGGCAACCTTCGCAAGAGCCACATCGTAGAGGCCCATGTACGGGCCCAGCTCATCAAGCCCAGGGTCACAGAGGAGGGTGAGTACATCCCGCTAGATCAGATTGACATCGATGTGGGCTTTGACAAGGGCCTGGACCGTATCTTCCTGGTGTCGCCCATCACCATCTTGCACGAGATTGATGAGGCCAGCCCACTGTTCGGCATTAGCCGTCAGGACCTCGAGACGGATGACTTTGAGATTGTGGTCATCTTAGAAGGCATGGTAGAGGCCACAGCCATGACCACACAGGCTCGCAGTTCCTACCTGGCTAACGAGATCCTGTGGGGCCACCGCTTTGAGCCAGTGCTCTTCGAGGAGAAGAACCAGTACAAGATTGACTACTCACACTTCCACAAGACCTACGAGGTGCCCTCTACGCCCCGCTGCAGCGCTAAGGACCTAGTGGAGAACAAATTCCTCCTGCCCAGTGCCAACTCTTTCTGCTATGAGAATGAGCTGGCCTTCCTGAGCCGAGATGAGGAGGACGAGGTGGCGACGGACCGGGATGGCCGCAGCCCTCAGCCGGAGCATGACTTTGACAGGCTGCAGGCCAGCAGTGGTGCCCTTGAGCAGCGGCCCTACAGACGGGAGTCGGAGATCTGA
- the Kcnj12 gene encoding ATP-sensitive inward rectifier potassium channel 12 isoform X1 translates to MTAASRANPYSIVSSEEDGLHLVTMSGANGFGNGKVHTRRRCRNRFVKKNGQCNIEFANMDEKSQRYLADMFTTCVDIRWRYMLLIFSLAFLASWLLFGIIFWVIAVAHGDLEPTEGRGRTPCVLQVHGFMAAFLFSIETQTTIGYGLRCVTEECPVAVFMVVAQSIVGCIIDSFMIGAIMAKMARPKKRAQTLLFSHNAVVALRDGKLCLMWRVGNLRKSHIVEAHVRAQLIKPRVTEEGEYIPLDQIDIDVGFDKGLDRIFLVSPITILHEIDEASPLFGISRQDLETDDFEIVVILEGMVEATAMTTQARSSYLANEILWGHRFEPVLFEEKNQYKIDYSHFHKTYEVPSTPRCSAKDLVENKFLLPSANSFCYENELAFLSRDEEDEVATDRDGRSPQPEHDFDRLQASSGALEQRPYRRESEI, encoded by the coding sequence ATGACCGCAGCCAGCCGGGCCAACCCCTACAGCATCGTGTCATCAGAAGAGGACGGGCTGCACCTGGTTACCATGTCAGGCGCCAACGGTTTTGGCAATGGCAAGGTGCACACACGGCGCCGGTGCCGCAACCGTTTTGTCAAGAAGAACGGCCAATGCAACATTGAGTTTGCCAACATGGATGAGAAGTCACAGCGCTACCTGGCTGACATGTTTACCACGTGTGTGGATATCCGCTGGCGCTACATGCTGCTCATCTTCTCTCTGGCCTTCCTTGCCTCCTGGTTGCTGTTTGGCATTATCTTCTGGGTCATTGCTGTCGCCCATGGAGACCTGGAACCCACCGAGGGCCGTGGCCGTACACCCTGTGTGCTGCAGGTCCACGGCTTCATGGcagcctttcttttctccatcgAGACGCAGACCACCATTGGCTACGGGCTCCGCTGTGTGACTGAGGAGTGCCCGGTGGCTGTCTTCATGGTGGTGGCACAGTCCATTGTAGGCTGTATCATTGACTCCTTCATGATTGGTGCCATCATGGCCAAGATGGCACGCCCCAAGAAGCGAGCGCAGACTCTGCTTTTCAGCCATAACGCTGTGGTGGCTCTGAGGGATGGTAAGCTCTGCCTGATGTGGCGTGTGGGCAACCTTCGCAAGAGCCACATCGTAGAGGCCCATGTACGGGCCCAGCTCATCAAGCCCAGGGTCACAGAGGAGGGTGAGTACATCCCGCTAGATCAGATTGACATCGATGTGGGCTTTGACAAGGGCCTGGACCGTATCTTCCTGGTGTCGCCCATCACCATCTTGCACGAGATTGATGAGGCCAGCCCACTGTTCGGCATTAGCCGTCAGGACCTCGAGACGGATGACTTTGAGATTGTGGTCATCTTAGAAGGCATGGTAGAGGCCACAGCCATGACCACACAGGCTCGCAGTTCCTACCTGGCTAACGAGATCCTGTGGGGCCACCGCTTTGAGCCAGTGCTCTTCGAGGAGAAGAACCAGTACAAGATTGACTACTCACACTTCCACAAGACCTACGAGGTGCCCTCTACGCCCCGCTGCAGCGCTAAGGACCTAGTGGAGAACAAATTCCTCCTGCCCAGTGCCAACTCTTTCTGCTATGAGAATGAGCTGGCCTTCCTGAGCCGAGATGAGGAGGACGAGGTGGCGACGGACCGGGATGGCCGCAGCCCTCAGCCGGAGCATGACTTTGACAGGCTGCAGGCCAGCAGTGGTGCCCTTGAGCAGCGGCCCTACAGACGGGAGTCGGAGATCTGA